Proteins from a genomic interval of Zingiber officinale cultivar Zhangliang chromosome 1B, Zo_v1.1, whole genome shotgun sequence:
- the LOC122040072 gene encoding uncharacterized protein LOC122040072, with product MRDRARIPLLARSVKDRFTLYLGGADPWASRSWLKNVESTFEYLSCTDEEKVELAAYHLRDQAVTWWDMQKTIFGEQRITWAMFRDAFERQYFPATFCLARRQEFLNLKQGDRSVMEYNAEFCRLAEFCPHLVAQDYDRMQQFTQGLAAYIRIRMSGFPGSSYREVLDRALFIEMTQQQVNQEKSKDKQLSQKRGNKGQDLQVTSEGSSRPQESGRTTDGSTSSPKRNRKNDNSETRGAVSGYGEIAMYGLEKLHSCGAIPITI from the exons ATGAGGGACAGAGCTCGGATACCGTTGCTGGCGAGGTCCGTCAAGGACAGATTTACCTTATATTTGGGCGGAGCAGATCCTTGGGCTTCTCGAAGTTGGTTGAAGAATGTAGAGAGCACCTTTGAGTACCTGAGTTGCACGGATGAGGAGAAAGTGGAACTGGCAGCGTATCATCTCCGAGATCAAGCAGTCACATGGTGGGACATGCAGAAGACGATCTTTGGAGAGCAGCGCATCACATGGGCGATGTTCCGAGACGCGTTTGAGCGGCAATATTTCCCAGCGACCTTCTGTCTAGCTCGACGCCAGGAATTTCTGAATCTCAAGCAGGGCGACCGGTCAGTGATGGAGTACAATGCCGAATTCTGTAGGTTGGCAGAGTTTTGTCCTCACTTAGTGGCACAAGATTATgatcgtatgcagcagttcactcAGGGTCTTGCAGCATACATTCGGATTCGGATGTCAGGATTTCCAGGTAGTTCCTATCGGGAGGTTCTAGATCGAGCACTATTtattgagatgactcagcagcaaGTGAATCAGGAGAAAAGTAAGGACAAGCAACTGTCGCAGAAGAGAGGGAATAAGGGTCAAGACTTGCAAGTTACTTCCGAAGGATCTTCTCGGCCACAGGAATCAGGGCGCACCACGGATGGGTCTACTAGTTCCCCTAAGAGAAATCGGAAGAATGATAATAGTGAAACCAG GGGTGCAGTTAGTGGTTATGGGGAGATAGCAATGTATGGCCTCGAGAAGCTTCATTCTTGTGGAGCTATCCCGATTACTATTTAA